actgaacctcaagaactttggtcaaccgaacttgcctcggtcgaccggtgctctcaggttgccccaAATATTTTACCGcgtttaatatttttaaacatagttaattgggttaaaatgattttaaacaatattaataataccctacatatcctaatgactataatttttcctatttctatatataggctttcatttgcaaaaattagtagaagattaaccaaaataattagcaaaaatcatctttatctcaaaatcttattttgcccaaaatactctcaaaaagtcattcccttgatacaccttgatattgtgagagtttattgagtgcttttgtgtttattagatattgctaatactcccattgttcttgTTTGACTGATTGATTTtaggggagtttagttaagtttatcccactgatttcaatatcataaatcttgtgttgggataaactagcaagtttaggatatttgcattgtcattgcaagtgtcccataactttgattttgttgtgcaaaatattttctacaagctaaaatatttttcaaactactcgtgtacttatttcattgaagaaaatcttttgagctagtttgtatacttgattaacatctttgaaaccctgatttgctattgagatttcatttagcttGTCCCAAAGgtacaacttgtttagaacactatTGTGCTTGACTAAGTATAATTattgtattgagtgtagattgcacacatacaccattgagcttacaaatcctacatgtttagtgtggattgattattacttgtgcgtattgggtacatatctgctttatatgaaagcacaatcactataccaacttgattgagaaaaatactgtaatattttcaagtatggcctgagggggtggtaatccagttcGATAAGGATTGtataaaggttggggtcagccctgtgaaatTGACTTAGGGTCTTCTTTGCCCCGTAagaagaatttgtaaaggttgaggtcagccctgtgctaattgacctagttgtaatcagtgCGGCTCCAGCTGTTAAGTgagataacatatcttgtgtgcactgtttatctttctgcaatttacatttctgcatatgtatgttatagctggtgaatgctgcgcatgattttaattttcgcatgttatatttatatgcacatttggaattgtatagaaagaccctcaGTTGCGAATATACcgctgttagattagctaaacttaggaataaattttaaagttccaattcaccccctttttgggaatacaccaaagctaacagagtCAATTAAGGATGTTACGTATTAGGCAATAAAATGCCCAACTAATTAGTGAGGGCTTCATAACATCACTATTTCACCTCAATTCAAGCCACCAAACAATACAAACAAACCTAGCTAGTACATGCATGGAGACCATAAATTTGTCCATGCAAAATTTTTGATATAGAATTGTAGCTAGTCAATAATCAAGGAAGAAATCTTGAGATCAATATGTAAAAACAAAATGGCCAATTTCATTCTATTcaacttttatatatacatgcttgTGGAAAATATGAGGAAAACCTTGtacaaaatctaaaacacatacATAGTGGGAACAACTTGTAAAATTTTATACGCCTAGAAATATTAACTAGCATATAAATCCCTACTACGTGCAATTATTTCTTGCTCTTGGTCAACATGGGTTCATCAACAAATTTCTTGCCTGGGCAAATAGGCATAGTTTATTATCATTAATTacctatgttatatatatacatatatgcatgtatcactaagtatatatataaatatatatatacacacacacacatacatacacacatgtgCTCGTATAGTTCTTATAGAGAAAAAGTTAACCCTctcctattaatatatatatatatatacaaacaagtTAAAAGTAGAACCAAAGCACGTACAAACGGGCTCCCCAATGCATCAGACCACGCCCAACCTCCACCAGTAGATAACTCGAATAGAGTACCATCATTACAAAACTACTACTCATCATAAAGTCactcagttatatatatatatagatcatGTAATATTGCCATGCATGCTTACAAACTCccataattaatataaaattattgacacattttatttgcatatatatatatatatatatatatatataatggtacgTATTCAAATACAAGCTGTGAAGCTATGAATTAGAACATATAGCCAAGACTGAGAAGCAGCATAACATGCAGAAATTCAAGGATCAGTGTTACCCTTATTTTCATCATTGTTTTGAGATTGAAGAAGCTTGAAATTTACATTCAATGGGAAGGACTTTAGAGCTGAACTAGCTGAATGAAGCGACGGCACAAAACCATTCAGTGGCGTGTTCTGCGAACCGGCGCTCAATAGTTGAAAATGGTTAACTTGTCTAATTGGGTCACCCTCTAAAGAAGAAGAAGTGCTAGTATTACTGGTAATGGGGTATGAGGGGAAAGGTATTGATGTTGTTGTAGGTGGTGGGTAGAAAAATACCTGAGACTTGTGCAGCAATGGAGAAATATTATTGCTATGTGGATCTTCAGCTTGGGATGGAAAACCAAAGTATCCCAATTGGGATAAACACAATTTTGAAGGCTCACAGTGGTAGTAGGGAGCATATGGCATGCCATTGTTTGCGAAACTTGAAAATGGAGCTTGAGGATTGGCCATTGGAAAAGGGTTTTGTTCACTTTGTTTGACCCACTTTGTTTTCTCAACGCCCAATTCACTTTGAACTACTTCTTTACCTTTCGTTCCCACAACAACATTTGGAGTACTACCCCAATATCTTGATATATATAAATTTGTCATTTCATCCTCCTTGGTAGATGGTGAGAAATTGTTCTTTCCATCCCTGATGAAGTTCATGTTTGCATCGAACAAGCTATCGAAAGAAGATTGGGGTATATTTAGGTCATGATTGACTAACATCGGTTGGTGAAATTGACCAAAGCTTCCTTGTGGCATTTGGAGCGGGGGGAGCTTATCGATATCATGCTTGGTCATATCGAGCAACCAATCGATTACCTTGCTAGGTTGAGTAAGGCCAAGCTTGTCTTGGAGATTGTATAACTGGATTGCAGTGGGTACTGATAGCCTAATTCGCCTGTCTCGTAATCCCCTTATGGTGCACACCTTGCTGTGCCGGTCTTTTCCCCCAAAGGAGCGCGAAACACGCACGATCCTTGGGTTTCTAAACCCTACCCACTGTCTTGAACTAGATGGCCCCTTCGAGAATTTGCTGCCACTGGTGTCTCCTTCATGCTTTGCTTGGAGATCTTTTTCTCTTGAACTTGTGCTAATCATCTTACTTTTCTCATCATCGACCTTCAAAGTTTCAGCCACACCAAATGAAATCATCCTCCGGTCAGCTCCCAAATTGCAATTCTTTTGTGTCTTTTCTAATCTTATGCAACATCTATAATAAAAGTTGCAGTTGTTTGGAAACTTTGTAGTGAAATATATGTTTTGTTTCTTGTTAATCATGAGTATTTAAGTATGATTGCACCGAAAAAGGTACAAAattgagttttaatttttttctttttagatttaAGAAGAAATTATGAGTTTCTAtggtataaaatatgaaaaaaaaattaaaaaagacaCTTCAAAATCAATTTCTCTTTTGAAGATTAAGCTTTACATATAATTTCTCATGTATGAGAATTTCATTTCCATCCAACCACTGGGCTGACAACATGATACTCTAAATCTTTGCAGAATGAAAAATTATACATTTGAACCTTGCTTGCAAATAGCAAGGGATACATAATTAGGGTATCAAAATATTCAAGAGGgcatgaaaaggaaaaaaaaaaaaaaaaagacaaacatGGTCAGCAGATTAggataaaaaaaattgaacaacAGATAGGCTTATGATGGAAATTTTTAGGATTTGTTGCTTCAATTCTCATTTGAACAACTAAAATTGCAGAATGAACTTACAGTGCGGAAAATTCTATAAGGCAACTGGCACCTGATCTGCTTCGTCGGCGTATGAAAGGAGATTAAAAGAGTATATATAAGGGGAAGCTAGGAATACACATCGCTTATTGTCAATTTCAAGTGCTCAGCCACAACTTCATTTTTGACCATAACTACCTCCTTGTGCAAAGTACTTGAAACATATTACAAACCTAGTATCTCTGCAGAGAAATGACTTGCTAAAGAAGTCGCAATTTTGG
The Malania oleifera isolate guangnan ecotype guangnan chromosome 13, ASM2987363v1, whole genome shotgun sequence DNA segment above includes these coding regions:
- the LOC131145940 gene encoding transcription factor TCP5-like — its product is MISTSSREKDLQAKHEGDTSGSKFSKGPSSSRQWVGFRNPRIVRVSRSFGGKDRHSKVCTIRGLRDRRIRLSVPTAIQLYNLQDKLGLTQPSKVIDWLLDMTKHDIDKLPPLQMPQGSFGQFHQPMLVNHDLNIPQSSFDSLFDANMNFIRDGKNNFSPSTKEDEMTNLYISRYWGSTPNVVVGTKGKEVVQSELGVEKTKWVKQSEQNPFPMANPQAPFSSFANNGMPYAPYYHCEPSKLCLSQLGYFGFPSQAEDPHSNNISPLLHKSQVFFYPPPTTTSIPFPSYPITSNTSTSSSLEGDPIRQVNHFQLLSAGSQNTPLNGFVPSLHSASSALKSFPLNVNFKLLQSQNNDENKGNTDP